GGAACCACCTGCACGAAGAAATCGGAGCCACCGGGGAGGAAAGCTTCCTCCGGCGGTGGCATACAAAATTCTTCATCTATAAAAACAGACAACTCTCCCTACCTTTAACACCTTAttaatacccccccccctcacaccaTATACAACCGCACAAGTTGCGGCAACATGTAGCGCCAAGTGCTGTCACAGACGTTGCGACGGCAGCCACTAACAGATATAAGCACCGGTACCACAAAGACTCATCGAGGTTTACTGTCTTACCTGTTCCCAATGACCGCCTTCTTTCTTCCGACTGTTGACCAGTACTAGAATTGTGTAAAGATATGCGCAGACTGGATGTACAGAGAGCAACGAGCTCACTGCGCAAATATTATGGAAGTACCAAAAATGTATAGCATTGAGAACACTGTGTATTGGAAATTATGATACCATGCATTTTGTTGTTGGTGGAATAAAACCTCCCCTTGTTGTAGTACATGCAGCTGACTTGCCCGGCCTTTACTACACTTATCTTTGTAGAGGCGCCCGGACACCTGCCCGGTTATAGCAGTGTCTTTCCCCTGACCCAGCCCTATCTTTCTAGGCCCACGGCTCCCTGCTGCACTGCCTCCAGGACAGCCCACCCTGCTGCCACCTGGTGGCCCCTGGACGACCCACACCGGCCCTGCTTCCTGGTCCTGCCGCTACCTGGCGCTGCCTGCTGCCTATCGGAGACTCCTGCCCTGCTCGGCCTGACCACTGCCTGGAACCCGGTGCTGCTACCTGCGGGCTGCCTGTTGGTCCTGCCGTCTTGACTGGCACTGCGCTGGGGCACAACCGGCTGGCCCCCGCTTCGCCATCGTCCGTCATGGGCCTGGCCTCCTCGCTGCCACTCCTAGTGGCCCCCTAGCCTCCGGACCTGGCCTCCTTTAAGGAGAGCCGTCGGGTCCGGAAGGCAAGGCCATCCAATGGATCCTAGGGCCACGGCCGCATGGCCCAAGACCACAACGAGGACGATGGCGACCCCAACACCCCTGGGCGGGAACGCCAGCCGGCACGTGAGGATGGCACCCTCACGGTGTTCTTTCCCGTGCCCCACACGGTCCGGTGCTGCGAGGAGGGCTGCAGAGCTGCCTACGCCGCGGCCAAATGGACAGCGCGGCGGCAGTCCCTCCAGCGGCACCTCGAAGTCGAGCACGGTGCCAGAATCCGGCGCCCCATCAACGTCTGCAGTATCTGCGGCGAGACACTGGGGCTGAGACCAGCCTCCCACGCCTGCCTGGCTGCAGCCGACTCGACCGCCCCCCCTGCTGCCCTGCCACACCAGTGTGGCAGTTGCTCAATGCCCTTCCCCACAAGGAGGGGCTTGAGCAACCACGAACGGTGGCACAGGAGGGAGACGGCACTAGCAGCCAGGCGTGATCTCGCCGCGGGTGCAGCCTCTGGTGCGTCGGAGCAGGACAACGACGGCACCCCCCCAACAGAGCAGGACAGCACCGAGGGTCCCGCAGAGGACCCTCCAGAAACACCAGCAGTGGCCACCGAGCAGGCCGCCGACCAGGAGCCGTCTCCTGTGGCGCCTCGAGGAACACCCGGACAAAGCATGGCGAGATGGCCGAGGCACCCTCTCAGCGGACGCCAACCCAATCAGGGCGGACCGCGGCCTCGGCCACTCGTTCTCCAACACCATCGCTGCTATCCAACCGAGGCAGCCCGGGAGCACCAGCCTCCGAGGCTCACGAGCCGGCGGCCATGCAGGAGCTCTCCCCAGGCAGGGCAGAGTCGCAGGACCATGACGGAAGCACCCAGGACTTCGGGACCCAGGAAGAGCATGCTGGTACCACGCGGCCAGAGGGCAGTGCATGGGGCTTAGAAGACGAGACGGCAGAGCTGCGGGCATTGAGCCGGTTGCCTGAGTCTGCTGGGGAGTGGGCACGGTTTGAAAACATCCTCGACCGTGCCATTGCAGCCGCAACCAAACATCTGCGGCTGCCAGTCGGGGACTCGCGCCAATCACGGAGGCGCGAGGTGAACCCCGACAACCCCCAGCAGATCCAAACACTTTACCGAAGGAACCGGCGCCGGGCAGTGCGGCTAATCACTGAAGGCCTGTCGCAGCTCTGTCCGATCGACCCCCATGCACTACAAGACCACTACTCGAACCTCTGGTCACCAACAACCGTGGATACCAGCATCCTGCGGTCAAGGCTTCCGGCCACCGAAGAACTGGACTTGTGCCCCTTTTCACCAGAAGAAGTCGCAGCCAAGCTCCGTAAATGCGAGAGCACAGCTCCAGGGGAGGACCGCCTCACGTACCACCACTGGAGGCAGGTGGACCCTGAGGGCAGGTTCTTTGCGGCGGTATACAACGTATGCCTCCAATACCGCCGCACACCCCTGAGCCGGAAGTCGACGAGGACAATCCTGATTCACAAGAAGGGCGACCGCGAGGACCCCACAAACTGGCGACCCATTGCCCTTGGTCGCACGATCGCCAAACTGTATGCCGGGTGTCTCACCACCCGGCTGCAGAGGTGGTTGGGCGACCATGCGGTACTGTCCAGGTGTCAGAAGGGCTTCCTGCCGCACGATGGGGTGTTTGAACACAACTTCGTGCTGCGGGGACGCCTGGATGATGCCAGGACAGGAGGTGGGGAGCTCTGCGTGGGGTTCCTCGATTTTGCCAACGCCTTCGGCTCGGTCGCCCATCAGGCCCTCGTCGACGCTGTCCGTGGCGCCGGCGCGGGGGAGGCCTTTGCTACCATCGTTGAAGACCTCTACCGCGCCAACACCACCTGCGTCGTGGCAGCAGCTGGCATTACGGAGCCAATCACCATCGGAGCCGGGCTGAGACAGGGCTGTCCTCTGAGCGGcctgcttttcaacctggtggTGGACCCGGTCATCCGTGCAGTACAGGGAGGCGATAAGCAGCACAACATCCTTGCCTACGCCGATGATCTGACGCTGCTGGCCGCGGACCCCACCACCCTGCAGAGCCGCTTGGACCGTGTAGCTGCCCTGTCGGCCCGGCTTGGGCTGCGACTGAACGCCGCCAAGTGCTGATCTCTACACCTGTCTGGTCGCCATCATGTGGGCACACGGCCCACCTCCTTCACAGTGGGTGGCGACCCGATTCCGGCGCTTGGCGACTTCGAGGGGCACAAGTTCCTGGGCCGTCCACTGGGGTTCAGGGTGCTACCGGACGAGACGACGGTCGACGTGGCCATCCACCTAGCAGAAAGCTACTCTCCTCCATGCTCGCCCCATGGCAAAGGCTGGATGCCATAAAAACCTTCTTGTATCCAGCCTTGAACTTTGCCATGCGGGTGGGCCTTGCCAGCAAAGGAGAGTGGCAACGCTTAGACGAGGAGCTCCGCCCGCTCATCAAGAAGACCCTGTACGTGCCAGCCAGAGCTTCCAATGAATACTTGTACGGAAGCTCTCAGGCTGGCAGTGCAGGGATCCCACTTGCGGCGGAGCTCAGCGACATCTGCCGGGTGGACGGGGCCTTCAAGCTACTGACGTCGACCGACGTGGAGGTCCGGGAGCGTGCAGCAGGGGACCTAGAGCGCGTCGTGTCAAGGCGGCTCAGACGACCCGCGAACACCGAGGACATGGAGGCCTACCTCTCAGGCGAGACGGAATGCGACTTCCGACAAACGTCCACACAGGTCCAGTCTGTGTGGACGGAGGCCCGGAAAGCCTCCCGTCGCCTCTCCGTCGCCTCGGAGCTCTTGGAGCATGGGGCCCGCATCAACTGCGGAGAGGCCTCTGTGTCAGCGAGGAACCGCCACAAGCTGGTCAAGACCATCCGGGCGCTCCTCTCCACCGAAAGGGACAGAGCTCTGCATGACAAACCGAACCAGGGCAAGGCGATGTTGTGTGTAGCGGCCGACCCGGCAAATTCCCACTTCATGAGGTCCGGCCGCTACACCCGCTTCACCGACTGGCGTTTCGTGCATCGAGCCCGGTTAAACCTCCTCCCCCTCAATGCCACAAGACTCTGGGCACCCGCAGCCGACAAAAGATGCAGGCGCTGTGGGTATGGGGAGGAGACACTGCCGCATGTATTATGCCATTGCATGCGGCAGAGCCGGGCCATGACGCAGCGTCATAACACCGGCGTCGCCAGAATAAAAAAGGCTGCCTTGGGGAGGTTTACTGTCATCGCAGAGAACCAGGTCGTGGGCACCACATCACTCAAGCCCGACCTGGTACTGGCCCGTGGAGAGGAGGCACTGATCCTGGACGTCTGCTGCCCTTTCGAGAACAGGCTGCAGGCGTTCCAGAACGCCCTGAAGGCTAAGGAGGAGAAGTACGCCCCTGTACAGCGTCATCTCCTCCGGCGGTACCAACGCGTGACGGTGGACGCGGTCGTCGTCGGCTGCC
The nucleotide sequence above comes from Dermacentor andersoni chromosome 10, qqDerAnde1_hic_scaffold, whole genome shotgun sequence. Encoded proteins:
- the LOC126519251 gene encoding uncharacterized protein is translated as MLAPWQRLDAIKTFLYPALNFAMRVGLASKGEWQRLDEELRPLIKKTLYVPARASNEYLYGSSQAGSAGIPLAAELSDICRVDGAFKLLTSTDVEVRERAAGDLERVVSRRLRRPANTEDMEAYLSGETECDFRQTSTQVQSVWTEARKASRRLSVASELLEHGARINCGEASVSARNRHKLVKTIRALLSTERDRALHDKPNQGKAMLCVAADPANSHFMRSGRYTRFTDWRFVHRARLNLLPLNATRLWAPAADKRCRRCGYGEETLPHVLCHCMRQSRAMTQRHNTGVARIKKAALGRFTVIAENQVVGTTSLKPDLVLARGEEALILDVCCPFENRLQAFQNALKAKEEKYAPVQRHLLRRYQRVTVDAVVVGCLGTWDQGNDRVMRRLCSRQYLRTLKRLCISGTISASTKIFRAHIGTF